A window from Bombus fervidus isolate BK054 chromosome 12, iyBomFerv1, whole genome shotgun sequence encodes these proteins:
- the LOC139993319 gene encoding uncharacterized protein isoform X2, which yields MRDKKVDSNNIRKEKNKTRNSVSSDSDDAIYEKSAEKKTKRHSSLKSKQKGLNLYKEETDSSSDREFQKSKISLSGLSVMKKTGKDRVISTESNPESTSQLTKKTKISKEQSLQFKSHVVKIFNQFKAICSEYEIQMEHVKWKYFKKELTYQESAFNVIEKSKNVINNLKMELNAQEEELTNFYEEWSKSHKVQSIAHEDCSLSDNEIAKEREDTEESNKSENSLNAASAVSECDNEEIFSDEGTSTTKINVDKNKTNNTLTKVSEKLIGDNEKSDQIISSILENKKKDKTYIRDDLKVIDANEKTSEEYQISTNEHVMNESADDIFEDTAKDIDINDLIEARDECRNENGLKLKELEKNNDNKDKNSCPTKIENAKSKLVFPDEIVKSTEEKKNDVLDDIDAEEQAKRAMLESDSETPTNDESLNEKFIESFSTNDSFEEKDVSQSKNIKCDKKEGKDKTQSNSIDENNSLDKLDEVINEEVCAKRALLESNSDDSMSPCDKKESLSKKHYSSDSSENSSSDNDIKLKPLIINTSSKKNKDEDKNLTKDKKALYSREPACLSKINYAGSDKKLKMFFKVVVEKLPENVLKKYKNALENSRQYLENKELRSLIDLDRLQNNHKNTFGSTRSSLSRKAKKTKVKEIEDSLLNHLKNKNAEEDSDIIENIREDSDINNDISIAKIQDNFQTNRELMLEADAVTKKALLYSSDSDIGEQKESTSENSNSEEDKSKTKSKDLSKRSIQKAEKKSTDKENDDKWKKYKWRRNKLLTMKFSSDSDSDVAREKWNKKQKGTEKAEEGYIGHSAIKVIKRERRNRRQIIDSDSDLQVINSDTKSNKSAMSEDNISSDSDSSIGKPKKMRKRKTHKSSGSDSSIIEKRTKPKRRRIKNMSSNSDENSDKDLDVTNSQGTPGKKGRKNIRKVMKDKQVTSDTKQAAKEEEERLKRIAERQKLYNEMYEARLAGEEKVDKLVLDFDPETKEELVTVHENLVKRLKPHQAEGIKFMWDACFESLERVNSSSGSGCIIAHCMGLGKTLQVIALGHTLLTHEKTSVKTIMIVCPLSTVLNWVNEFTNWLKDIEHDIEIYEMTKLRKNIERKFQLESWQRTGGILIIGYEMFRNLSGTNNKMRKNMKEAVLQYLINPGPDVVVCDEGHLLKNEDTALSKSMKQIKTLRRIVLTGTPLQNNLIEYHCMVQFVKPNLLGTKKEFLNRFGNPITNGQFDDSTEYDVTLMKKRAYVLHKMLKGCVQRFDYSVLTPFLPPKQEYVIFVSLTEMQINMYQHYLDNFARRIRNANGTLFADFQSLQRIWTHPLVLRMNAEKIEKINEKKFEISDSEGSLKDFIDDAEIETTTSISTEEDDDIVTIDTSVTKNIRANSKNNRPEAEIIPEEPEKKEEEWWLQFVKLEHFEDMRVSSKLILLFGILKECEQIGDKVLVFSQSLYSLSLIEQFLEKIDNATQNGENLEYIDGHTGSWSLGLDYFRMDGQTSAENRNAWCRIFNEPSNTRARLFLISTRAGGLGINLTAANRVIIFDASWNPSHDVQSIFRVYRFGQKKPCYVYRFLAAGTMEEKIYNRQVTKLSLSCRVVDEQQIERHYSNQNLNELYTFERNNGEKPTLNLPKDRLLAEIFLKYKNFVENYHEHDSLLENKAEEELNEEERKQAWLEYEEEKKGKPPIMPSYSMVFPNNMMLNQYKIPPPLGIGTDFEKLRILLQKDYPNATPQTQQMMTANVLTNMYNYMEQHSFYNTANSIIDQNPNLTSVPNMAQTSYSVPNRIKNLTNQQKDYRTTDIRSGDVDDDVVEVISTTVNNKNKKQEE from the exons ATGAGAGATAAGAAAGTTGATtctaataatataagaaaggaaaagaataaaaccAGAAATTCAGTTTCTAGTGATTCAGATGATGCAATTTATGAGAAATCTGCTGAAAAGAAGACAAAAAGACATTCATCATTAAAGTCAAAACAAAAAGGTCTCAACTTATATAAGGAAGAGACAGACTCTAGTTCTGACAGAGAATTCCAAAAATCAAAAATTTCTCTTAGTGGTTTAAGTGTCATGAAAAAAACTGGGAAGGATCGAGTGATATCCACTGAGTCAAATCCAGAATCTACATCACAGTTAACAAAAAAGACTAAAATCAGTAAAGAACAAAGCTTACAGTTCAAGTCTCATGttgtgaaaatttttaatcaatttaagGCGATTTGTTCAGAGTATGAAATACAAATGGAACATGTAAAATGGAAATACTTTAAGAAAGAATTAACATACCAAGAATCAGCGTTTAATGTTatagaaaaatcaaaaaatgTGATCAACAATCTTAAAATGGAACTTAATGCacaagaagaagaattaacaaatttttatgaagaGTGGAGTAAAAGTCATAAAGTACAAAGCATAGCTCATGAGGACTGTTCTTTAAGTGATAACGAAATagcaaaagagagagaagataCAGAAGAATCCAATAAATCCGAGAACAGCTTGAATGCAGCAAGCGCAGTTTCTGAATGTGAtaatgaagaaatattttctgatgAAGGAACAAGTACTACGAAAATAaacgttgataaaaataaaacaaacaatacATTAACTAAAGtttcagaaaaattaataGGTGACAATGAAAAGAGTGATCAAATTATCTCTTCCATCTTAgagaacaaaaagaaagataaaacttACATAAGAGATGATTTGAAAGTAATTGATGCAAATGAGAAGACATCTGAAGAATATCAGATATCTACAAATGAACATGTTATGAACGAATCCGCAGATGATATATTTGAAGATACAGCTAAAGATATAGACATTAATGATTTGATAGAAGCCAGAGATGAATGTAGGAATGAAAATggtttaaaattaaaagaacttgaaaaaaataatgataataa AGATAAAAACTCGTGCCCtactaaaattgaaaatgcAAAATCTAAATTAGTTTTTCCtgatgaaattgtaaaatcaactgaagaaaagaaaaatgacgtTTTAGATGATATTGATGCTGAAGAACAAGCTAAGAGGGCAATGTTAGAATCGGACTCAGAAACACCCACAAATGACGAATCactgaatgaaaaatttattgaaagttTCAGCACAAATGATAGTTTCGAAGAAAAGGACGTATCACAATCGAAAAACATAAAATGtgataaaaaagaaggaaaagataagacacaaagtaattctattgatgaaaataattcattagACAAACTTGATGAAGTCATTAATGAAGAAGTTTGTGCTAAACGTGCACTTCTTGAGTCAAATTCAGATGATTCTATGAGTCCTtgtgataaaaaagaaagtttaagtAAGAAACATTATTCCAGTGACAGTAGTGAAAATTCAAGTTCTgataatgatattaaattgaaaccactaataataaatacttcttcaaagaaaaataaagatgaaGATAAAAATCTTACAAAAGACAAAAAAGCATTGTATTCTAGAGAACCAGCATGtttatctaaaataaattatgctgggtcagataaaaaattaaaaatgttttttaaagTTGTTGTTGAAAAATTACCAGAAAATGTTCTTAAAAAGTATAAGAATGCGTTAGAAAACTCTCGACAATATTTAGAGAATAAAGAGCTTAGAAg TCTAATTGATTTGGATAGGTTACAAAACAATCACAAAAATACTTTTGGCTCGACACGAAGTTCTTTATCTAGAAAAGCAAAAAAGACTAAAGTAAAGGAAATTGAAGATTCCCTATTGAATCatttgaaaaacaaaaatgcAGAGGAAGATTCtgatataattgaaaatataaggGAAGATTCtgatataaataatgatatttcAATCGCAAAAATACAAGATAATTTCCAAACTAATAGGGAATTAATGTTGGAAGCAGATGCAGTTACTAAGAAAGCTCTTTTATATTCTTCCGACTCAGATATTG GTGAACAAAAAGAATCTACTTCTGAAAACAGTAACAGTGAGGAGGACAAAAGTAAAACCAAATCAAAGGATCTTTCAAAACGATCAATTCAAAAAGCTGAAAAAAAGAGTACTGATAAG GAAAATGATGAcaaatggaagaaatataaatggAGGCGAAATAAACTATTAACTATGAAGTTCTCCTCTGACTCAGATTCTGATGTTGCAAGagaaaaatggaataaaaaacaaaaagggaCAGAAAAGGCAGAAGAAGGTTATAT aggACATTCAGCTATCAAAGTTATAAAAcgcgaaagaagaaatcgtAGACAGATTATAGATTCTGATTCAGATCTGCAGGTGATAAATTCTGATACgaaatcaaataaatctgCCATGTCAGAAGATAATATATCTTCAGATAGTGATTCTTCAATAGGAAAGCCAAAAAAGATGCGTAAACGTAAGACACATAAATCATCTGGTTCTGACTCTTCGATTATAGAGAAAAG AACCAAACCAAAGAGAAGACGCATTAAAAATATGTCCAGTAATAGTGATGAAAATAGCGATAAGGACCTTGATGTTACGAATTCTCAAGGAACACCTGGAAAAAAAGGTCGTAAAAATATCCGAAAAGTAATGAAAGATAAGCAAGTTACAAGTGATACTAAGCAAGCTgccaaagaagaagaagaaagactTAAACGTATTGCTGAGAGACAAAAATtg tACAATGAGATGTATGAAGCAAGATTGGCTGGCGAAGAAAAAGTAGATAAGTTGGTATTGGATTTTGATCCTGAAACAAAAGAGGAATTGGTGACTGTCCATGAAAATTTAGTAAAGCGTTTAAAACCCCATCAAGCTGAGGGAATAAAATTCATGTGGGATGCATGCTTTGAATCATTGGAAAGAGTAAATTCTTCTAGCGGATCTGGATGTATAATTGCACATTGTATGGGACTTGGTAAAACTCTTCAAGTAATTGCCTTGGGTCATACACTTTTAACACATGAAAAAACTAGTGTTAAAACAATTATGATCGTTTGTCCCTTGAGCACTGTACTTAATTGGGTAAATGAATTTACGAATTGGTTAAAAGATATAGAACATGACATCGAGATATACGAAATGACTAA atTAAGGAAAAATATAGAACGAAAGTTTCAATTGGAAAGCTGGCAAAGAACTGGTGGTATACTTATTATTGGTTATGAAATGTTTAGAAATCTAAGTGgcacaaataataaaatgagaaagaatatgaaagaagcAGTTTTACAGTACTTAATAAATCCTGGTCCAGACGTCGTAGTTTGCGATGAAGGACATTTACTAAAAAATGAGGATACTGCTCTCAGTAAATCAATGAAACAGATTAAAACATTACGAAGAATTGTACTTACAGGAACACCACTCCAAAATAATTTGATAGAAT ATCACTGTATGGTACAGTTTGTAAAGCCAAATCTTTTAGGAACGAAGAAGGAATTTTTAAACAGATTTGGGAATCCAATAACTAATGGTCAATTTGATGATTCTACCGAATATGATGTTACATTAATGAAAAAACGAGCATACGTTTTACATAAGATGTTAAAGGgctgtgtacaaaggtttgATTATTCTGTACTAACACCGTTTTTACCACCGAAACAggaatatgtaatttttgtcAGTCTAACTGAAATGCAAATTAATATGTATCAACATTATTTGGATAATTTTGCAAG GCGAATACGCAATGCCAATGGAACTCTTTTCGCAGATTTTCAATCATTACAAAGAATATGGACACATCCCTTGGTTTTGCGAATGAATGcagaaaagatagaaaagataaatgaaaaaaaattcgaaatcagTGATTCGGAGGGTTCTTTAAAAGACTTTATTGACGATGCCGAAATAGAAACTACGACCAGTATAAGTACTGAAGAAGATGACGATATTGTAACCATTGATACAAgtgttacaaaaaatataagagctaattcaaaaaataatagaccag aagCTGAAATAATTCCTGAGGAAcctgaaaagaaagaagaggaatgGTGGTTACAGTTTGTTAAACTTGAACACTTTGAAGATATGAGAGTTTCTTCCAAATTGATACTTCTTTTTGGAATCCTGAAGGAATGTGAACAAATCGGAGACAAAGT CTTGGTATTTTCACAATCGTTGTATTCATTATCTCTAATCGAGCAGTTTCTTGAAAAAATCGATAATGCAACACAAAACGGTGAAAATTTGGAATATATAGATGGACATACTGGAAGTTGGTCATTGGGGTTGGACTACTTTCGGATGGATGGTCAAACATCTGCTGAAAATAGAAACGCATGGTGCAGAATATTTAATGAACCATCAAATACAAGAGCAAGATTGTTCCTAATCTCAACCAGAGCAGGTGGACTGGGAATTAATTTAACCGCTGCCAATCGTGTTATTATTTTTGACGCAAGTTGGAATCCTTCTCATGATGTCCAAAGTATATTTCGTGTATACAG ATTTGGTCAAAAGAAACCATGTTATGTTTATCGATTTCTAGCAGCTGGAACGATGGAAGAAAAAATCTACAATCGACAAGTGACGAAACTATCACTTTCTTGTAGAGTCGTTGATGAACAACAAATAGAACGTCATTATAGCaatcaaaatttaaatgaattatacaCATTTGAACGAAACAACGGAGAGAAACCGACTCTGAATTTGCCTAAAGATAGATTATTAgcagaaatatttctaaaatataaaaattttgtagagAACTATCATGAACATGATTCTCTTTTGGAAAATAAA GCAGAGGAAGAACTCAatgaggaagaaagaaagcaaGCTTGGTTAGAATatgaagaggaaaaaaaaggaaaaccaCCAATAATGCCATCATATTCAATGGTGTTCCCAAATAATATGATGTTAAATCAATATAAGATACCGCCACCATTGGGTATTGGCACAGATTTTGAAAAACTCCGAATACTTCTTCAAAAGGAT taTCCTAATGCAACACCACAAACTCAACAAATGATGACTGCTAATGTATTAacaaatatgtacaattacATGGAACAACATTCTTTTTACAATACCGCAAATTCAATAATCGATCAG AATCCGAACTTAACTTCAGTACCCAATATGGCTCAAACATCTTATTCAGTACCGAATAGAATTAAGAATTTGACCAATCAACAGAAAGATTATAGGACTACTGATATTAGATCTGGAGATGTTGATGATGATGTTGTAGAG GTTATATCAACCAcagtaaataacaaaaataaaaaacaagaggaatga
- the LOC139993319 gene encoding uncharacterized protein isoform X1 codes for MSSLFKRDTKNRVYMKERLARVEEVKKSIQSLCDNDSSTPEDVRPFLYKFGNSRDNSIERSSDEDGINRPKQAKRSRRESSEKESETAHHKQKKGKEHLKNDGHKKIMRDKKVDSNNIRKEKNKTRNSVSSDSDDAIYEKSAEKKTKRHSSLKSKQKGLNLYKEETDSSSDREFQKSKISLSGLSVMKKTGKDRVISTESNPESTSQLTKKTKISKEQSLQFKSHVVKIFNQFKAICSEYEIQMEHVKWKYFKKELTYQESAFNVIEKSKNVINNLKMELNAQEEELTNFYEEWSKSHKVQSIAHEDCSLSDNEIAKEREDTEESNKSENSLNAASAVSECDNEEIFSDEGTSTTKINVDKNKTNNTLTKVSEKLIGDNEKSDQIISSILENKKKDKTYIRDDLKVIDANEKTSEEYQISTNEHVMNESADDIFEDTAKDIDINDLIEARDECRNENGLKLKELEKNNDNKDKNSFTNKKLDTKLTDKNSCPTKIENAKSKLVFPDEIVKSTEEKKNDVLDDIDAEEQAKRAMLESDSETPTNDESLNEKFIESFSTNDSFEEKDVSQSKNIKCDKKEGKDKTQSNSIDENNSLDKLDEVINEEVCAKRALLESNSDDSMSPCDKKESLSKKHYSSDSSENSSSDNDIKLKPLIINTSSKKNKDEDKNLTKDKKALYSREPACLSKINYAGSDKKLKMFFKVVVEKLPENVLKKYKNALENSRQYLENKELRSLIDLDRLQNNHKNTFGSTRSSLSRKAKKTKVKEIEDSLLNHLKNKNAEEDSDIIENIREDSDINNDISIAKIQDNFQTNRELMLEADAVTKKALLYSSDSDIGEQKESTSENSNSEEDKSKTKSKDLSKRSIQKAEKKSTDKENDDKWKKYKWRRNKLLTMKFSSDSDSDVAREKWNKKQKGTEKAEEGYIGHSAIKVIKRERRNRRQIIDSDSDLQVINSDTKSNKSAMSEDNISSDSDSSIGKPKKMRKRKTHKSSGSDSSIIEKRTKPKRRRIKNMSSNSDENSDKDLDVTNSQGTPGKKGRKNIRKVMKDKQVTSDTKQAAKEEEERLKRIAERQKLYNEMYEARLAGEEKVDKLVLDFDPETKEELVTVHENLVKRLKPHQAEGIKFMWDACFESLERVNSSSGSGCIIAHCMGLGKTLQVIALGHTLLTHEKTSVKTIMIVCPLSTVLNWVNEFTNWLKDIEHDIEIYEMTKLRKNIERKFQLESWQRTGGILIIGYEMFRNLSGTNNKMRKNMKEAVLQYLINPGPDVVVCDEGHLLKNEDTALSKSMKQIKTLRRIVLTGTPLQNNLIEYHCMVQFVKPNLLGTKKEFLNRFGNPITNGQFDDSTEYDVTLMKKRAYVLHKMLKGCVQRFDYSVLTPFLPPKQEYVIFVSLTEMQINMYQHYLDNFARRIRNANGTLFADFQSLQRIWTHPLVLRMNAEKIEKINEKKFEISDSEGSLKDFIDDAEIETTTSISTEEDDDIVTIDTSVTKNIRANSKNNRPEAEIIPEEPEKKEEEWWLQFVKLEHFEDMRVSSKLILLFGILKECEQIGDKVLVFSQSLYSLSLIEQFLEKIDNATQNGENLEYIDGHTGSWSLGLDYFRMDGQTSAENRNAWCRIFNEPSNTRARLFLISTRAGGLGINLTAANRVIIFDASWNPSHDVQSIFRVYRFGQKKPCYVYRFLAAGTMEEKIYNRQVTKLSLSCRVVDEQQIERHYSNQNLNELYTFERNNGEKPTLNLPKDRLLAEIFLKYKNFVENYHEHDSLLENKAEEELNEEERKQAWLEYEEEKKGKPPIMPSYSMVFPNNMMLNQYKIPPPLGIGTDFEKLRILLQKDYPNATPQTQQMMTANVLTNMYNYMEQHSFYNTANSIIDQNPNLTSVPNMAQTSYSVPNRIKNLTNQQKDYRTTDIRSGDVDDDVVEVISTTVNNKNKKQEE; via the exons ATGTCTTCTTTATTCAA AAGAGACACTAAAAACAGAGTATATATGAAAGAACGGCTTGCAAGAGTGGAAGAAGTGAAAAAATCAATACAGTCATTGTGTGACAATGATTCCAGTACTCCTGAAGATGTACGACCTTTCCTttataaatttggaaattcaC GTGATAATTCAATTGAAAGGTCATCTGATGAAGATGGCATTAACAGACCAAAACAAGCAAAAAGGTCTAGAAGAGAATCCTCAGAGAAGGAAAGTGAAACTGCTCATCATAAACAAAAGAAAGGCAaggaacatttaaaaaatgatggGCACAAAAAGATTATGAGAGATAAGAAAGTTGATtctaataatataagaaaggaaaagaataaaaccAGAAATTCAGTTTCTAGTGATTCAGATGATGCAATTTATGAGAAATCTGCTGAAAAGAAGACAAAAAGACATTCATCATTAAAGTCAAAACAAAAAGGTCTCAACTTATATAAGGAAGAGACAGACTCTAGTTCTGACAGAGAATTCCAAAAATCAAAAATTTCTCTTAGTGGTTTAAGTGTCATGAAAAAAACTGGGAAGGATCGAGTGATATCCACTGAGTCAAATCCAGAATCTACATCACAGTTAACAAAAAAGACTAAAATCAGTAAAGAACAAAGCTTACAGTTCAAGTCTCATGttgtgaaaatttttaatcaatttaagGCGATTTGTTCAGAGTATGAAATACAAATGGAACATGTAAAATGGAAATACTTTAAGAAAGAATTAACATACCAAGAATCAGCGTTTAATGTTatagaaaaatcaaaaaatgTGATCAACAATCTTAAAATGGAACTTAATGCacaagaagaagaattaacaaatttttatgaagaGTGGAGTAAAAGTCATAAAGTACAAAGCATAGCTCATGAGGACTGTTCTTTAAGTGATAACGAAATagcaaaagagagagaagataCAGAAGAATCCAATAAATCCGAGAACAGCTTGAATGCAGCAAGCGCAGTTTCTGAATGTGAtaatgaagaaatattttctgatgAAGGAACAAGTACTACGAAAATAaacgttgataaaaataaaacaaacaatacATTAACTAAAGtttcagaaaaattaataGGTGACAATGAAAAGAGTGATCAAATTATCTCTTCCATCTTAgagaacaaaaagaaagataaaacttACATAAGAGATGATTTGAAAGTAATTGATGCAAATGAGAAGACATCTGAAGAATATCAGATATCTACAAATGAACATGTTATGAACGAATCCGCAGATGATATATTTGAAGATACAGCTAAAGATATAGACATTAATGATTTGATAGAAGCCAGAGATGAATGTAGGAATGAAAATggtttaaaattaaaagaacttgaaaaaaataatgataataaagataaaaactctttcacaaataaaaaattagatacAAAACTTACAGATAAAAACTCGTGCCCtactaaaattgaaaatgcAAAATCTAAATTAGTTTTTCCtgatgaaattgtaaaatcaactgaagaaaagaaaaatgacgtTTTAGATGATATTGATGCTGAAGAACAAGCTAAGAGGGCAATGTTAGAATCGGACTCAGAAACACCCACAAATGACGAATCactgaatgaaaaatttattgaaagttTCAGCACAAATGATAGTTTCGAAGAAAAGGACGTATCACAATCGAAAAACATAAAATGtgataaaaaagaaggaaaagataagacacaaagtaattctattgatgaaaataattcattagACAAACTTGATGAAGTCATTAATGAAGAAGTTTGTGCTAAACGTGCACTTCTTGAGTCAAATTCAGATGATTCTATGAGTCCTtgtgataaaaaagaaagtttaagtAAGAAACATTATTCCAGTGACAGTAGTGAAAATTCAAGTTCTgataatgatattaaattgaaaccactaataataaatacttcttcaaagaaaaataaagatgaaGATAAAAATCTTACAAAAGACAAAAAAGCATTGTATTCTAGAGAACCAGCATGtttatctaaaataaattatgctgggtcagataaaaaattaaaaatgttttttaaagTTGTTGTTGAAAAATTACCAGAAAATGTTCTTAAAAAGTATAAGAATGCGTTAGAAAACTCTCGACAATATTTAGAGAATAAAGAGCTTAGAAg TCTAATTGATTTGGATAGGTTACAAAACAATCACAAAAATACTTTTGGCTCGACACGAAGTTCTTTATCTAGAAAAGCAAAAAAGACTAAAGTAAAGGAAATTGAAGATTCCCTATTGAATCatttgaaaaacaaaaatgcAGAGGAAGATTCtgatataattgaaaatataaggGAAGATTCtgatataaataatgatatttcAATCGCAAAAATACAAGATAATTTCCAAACTAATAGGGAATTAATGTTGGAAGCAGATGCAGTTACTAAGAAAGCTCTTTTATATTCTTCCGACTCAGATATTG GTGAACAAAAAGAATCTACTTCTGAAAACAGTAACAGTGAGGAGGACAAAAGTAAAACCAAATCAAAGGATCTTTCAAAACGATCAATTCAAAAAGCTGAAAAAAAGAGTACTGATAAG GAAAATGATGAcaaatggaagaaatataaatggAGGCGAAATAAACTATTAACTATGAAGTTCTCCTCTGACTCAGATTCTGATGTTGCAAGagaaaaatggaataaaaaacaaaaagggaCAGAAAAGGCAGAAGAAGGTTATAT aggACATTCAGCTATCAAAGTTATAAAAcgcgaaagaagaaatcgtAGACAGATTATAGATTCTGATTCAGATCTGCAGGTGATAAATTCTGATACgaaatcaaataaatctgCCATGTCAGAAGATAATATATCTTCAGATAGTGATTCTTCAATAGGAAAGCCAAAAAAGATGCGTAAACGTAAGACACATAAATCATCTGGTTCTGACTCTTCGATTATAGAGAAAAG AACCAAACCAAAGAGAAGACGCATTAAAAATATGTCCAGTAATAGTGATGAAAATAGCGATAAGGACCTTGATGTTACGAATTCTCAAGGAACACCTGGAAAAAAAGGTCGTAAAAATATCCGAAAAGTAATGAAAGATAAGCAAGTTACAAGTGATACTAAGCAAGCTgccaaagaagaagaagaaagactTAAACGTATTGCTGAGAGACAAAAATtg tACAATGAGATGTATGAAGCAAGATTGGCTGGCGAAGAAAAAGTAGATAAGTTGGTATTGGATTTTGATCCTGAAACAAAAGAGGAATTGGTGACTGTCCATGAAAATTTAGTAAAGCGTTTAAAACCCCATCAAGCTGAGGGAATAAAATTCATGTGGGATGCATGCTTTGAATCATTGGAAAGAGTAAATTCTTCTAGCGGATCTGGATGTATAATTGCACATTGTATGGGACTTGGTAAAACTCTTCAAGTAATTGCCTTGGGTCATACACTTTTAACACATGAAAAAACTAGTGTTAAAACAATTATGATCGTTTGTCCCTTGAGCACTGTACTTAATTGGGTAAATGAATTTACGAATTGGTTAAAAGATATAGAACATGACATCGAGATATACGAAATGACTAA atTAAGGAAAAATATAGAACGAAAGTTTCAATTGGAAAGCTGGCAAAGAACTGGTGGTATACTTATTATTGGTTATGAAATGTTTAGAAATCTAAGTGgcacaaataataaaatgagaaagaatatgaaagaagcAGTTTTACAGTACTTAATAAATCCTGGTCCAGACGTCGTAGTTTGCGATGAAGGACATTTACTAAAAAATGAGGATACTGCTCTCAGTAAATCAATGAAACAGATTAAAACATTACGAAGAATTGTACTTACAGGAACACCACTCCAAAATAATTTGATAGAAT ATCACTGTATGGTACAGTTTGTAAAGCCAAATCTTTTAGGAACGAAGAAGGAATTTTTAAACAGATTTGGGAATCCAATAACTAATGGTCAATTTGATGATTCTACCGAATATGATGTTACATTAATGAAAAAACGAGCATACGTTTTACATAAGATGTTAAAGGgctgtgtacaaaggtttgATTATTCTGTACTAACACCGTTTTTACCACCGAAACAggaatatgtaatttttgtcAGTCTAACTGAAATGCAAATTAATATGTATCAACATTATTTGGATAATTTTGCAAG GCGAATACGCAATGCCAATGGAACTCTTTTCGCAGATTTTCAATCATTACAAAGAATATGGACACATCCCTTGGTTTTGCGAATGAATGcagaaaagatagaaaagataaatgaaaaaaaattcgaaatcagTGATTCGGAGGGTTCTTTAAAAGACTTTATTGACGATGCCGAAATAGAAACTACGACCAGTATAAGTACTGAAGAAGATGACGATATTGTAACCATTGATACAAgtgttacaaaaaatataagagctaattcaaaaaataatagaccag aagCTGAAATAATTCCTGAGGAAcctgaaaagaaagaagaggaatgGTGGTTACAGTTTGTTAAACTTGAACACTTTGAAGATATGAGAGTTTCTTCCAAATTGATACTTCTTTTTGGAATCCTGAAGGAATGTGAACAAATCGGAGACAAAGT CTTGGTATTTTCACAATCGTTGTATTCATTATCTCTAATCGAGCAGTTTCTTGAAAAAATCGATAATGCAACACAAAACGGTGAAAATTTGGAATATATAGATGGACATACTGGAAGTTGGTCATTGGGGTTGGACTACTTTCGGATGGATGGTCAAACATCTGCTGAAAATAGAAACGCATGGTGCAGAATATTTAATGAACCATCAAATACAAGAGCAAGATTGTTCCTAATCTCAACCAGAGCAGGTGGACTGGGAATTAATTTAACCGCTGCCAATCGTGTTATTATTTTTGACGCAAGTTGGAATCCTTCTCATGATGTCCAAAGTATATTTCGTGTATACAG ATTTGGTCAAAAGAAACCATGTTATGTTTATCGATTTCTAGCAGCTGGAACGATGGAAGAAAAAATCTACAATCGACAAGTGACGAAACTATCACTTTCTTGTAGAGTCGTTGATGAACAACAAATAGAACGTCATTATAGCaatcaaaatttaaatgaattatacaCATTTGAACGAAACAACGGAGAGAAACCGACTCTGAATTTGCCTAAAGATAGATTATTAgcagaaatatttctaaaatataaaaattttgtagagAACTATCATGAACATGATTCTCTTTTGGAAAATAAA GCAGAGGAAGAACTCAatgaggaagaaagaaagcaaGCTTGGTTAGAATatgaagaggaaaaaaaaggaaaaccaCCAATAATGCCATCATATTCAATGGTGTTCCCAAATAATATGATGTTAAATCAATATAAGATACCGCCACCATTGGGTATTGGCACAGATTTTGAAAAACTCCGAATACTTCTTCAAAAGGAT taTCCTAATGCAACACCACAAACTCAACAAATGATGACTGCTAATGTATTAacaaatatgtacaattacATGGAACAACATTCTTTTTACAATACCGCAAATTCAATAATCGATCAG AATCCGAACTTAACTTCAGTACCCAATATGGCTCAAACATCTTATTCAGTACCGAATAGAATTAAGAATTTGACCAATCAACAGAAAGATTATAGGACTACTGATATTAGATCTGGAGATGTTGATGATGATGTTGTAGAG GTTATATCAACCAcagtaaataacaaaaataaaaaacaagaggaatga